In the genome of Nonlabens sp. MB-3u-79, one region contains:
- a CDS encoding tetratricopeptide repeat protein, which produces MRKLAMALLFVLSFTTITNAQQSKIFTDDLATYNQALDLYQEDQYLAAQRLFEKAMQSSKDEVVKGNASYYIANCAVRLNQRNADQLVERFVEEYPTSTKRNSAVIDVADYYFDNGNYRKAATWYQKVDTGTLSRKQINPYYFNTGYTLVQSRKYDEAKPFLNRVSDDPEYGSKAKYYLGYIAYESDELQEASDLFDEVGSSPETDEKLSYYQADLNYKLGRFDKAIELAKSQLPKSNRNEQSELNRIIGQSLFNQEKYEEALPYLIEYKGVRGRWNNNDYYQLGYAYYKEGDFEKAVETFNKIIDGVNATAQNAYYHLGQSYIKLNRNEDALNAFKKASEMGLDDQISQDASYNYAKLSYENGNPYDSVPGVILAYLETYPNSVKKEEMNAFLIDSYFSSKNYEEALKLLEDGRIKGNQAVYAKVALFHGLNLYAAGAYRDALTNLNKAVEYISDPELKKKAAFWKAESMYELNDFVGAYDNFNKVSSMRTSIEEDDLYNYDMGYTQFKLKKYEEAISSFTDYIQQASTKNNRVRLNDAYLRIGDANFVTKNYWPGMEAYNKAIEMNGFNADYAAFQKAISYGFVQRNERKIEDLEEFITKFRTSSYRDDVMYELGNTYINTNQAVKGVLAYDKLISEYPNSSYTSQAMMRKGLQLYNEGKLEVSLTVFQQVAEKYAGTPQAIQAISSSRQVYIDQGRTNDYAVWVRGLDGVEITDNELDDTAYESAEQPFIQGDMSGTAREMKKYLQQFPNGKYALKAHFYLAQAQFSQDKKAESIVHYDYVTSKERSEFTEQALARLSEIHLGTKDYVKAIPVLKQLEQLADFPQNVIYAQSNLMKAYYETEKYGDAVTYANKVLSDSSIENNVRSDAEIIIARSSWKQGNEAAAKAGYEKVRQTATGSLAAEATYYKAYFENKEGKHEAVITTVNGLSKNYGGYKLWSAKGLVLMAQSYYALNQTLNATTILDAVIANFKQYPDVVVTAQNELAKIKTEAAKTNSSVVPTGQN; this is translated from the coding sequence ATGAGAAAACTAGCAATGGCACTGTTGTTTGTATTGAGCTTCACTACGATTACTAACGCACAACAGTCCAAAATATTTACTGATGATCTCGCGACTTACAATCAAGCCTTGGATCTTTATCAGGAAGATCAATACCTCGCTGCACAACGACTTTTTGAAAAAGCAATGCAGTCTTCTAAAGATGAGGTGGTTAAAGGTAACGCTTCCTACTATATAGCAAATTGTGCTGTACGACTCAACCAGCGTAATGCCGACCAGTTGGTGGAGCGTTTTGTAGAAGAATACCCTACTTCAACTAAGAGAAACTCTGCGGTTATAGATGTGGCAGATTATTATTTTGATAATGGTAATTATAGAAAAGCGGCTACATGGTATCAAAAGGTGGATACGGGAACGCTTTCGCGAAAGCAAATCAATCCTTATTATTTTAATACAGGTTACACTTTAGTGCAGTCCAGAAAGTATGATGAGGCCAAGCCGTTCTTAAATCGTGTGAGTGATGATCCCGAGTATGGAAGCAAAGCAAAATATTATCTCGGGTATATCGCTTATGAAAGTGACGAGTTGCAAGAGGCAAGTGATCTTTTTGATGAAGTAGGATCTTCTCCAGAAACAGATGAGAAACTTTCTTACTATCAAGCAGATTTAAATTATAAGTTAGGAAGATTTGATAAAGCCATTGAGCTGGCAAAGTCACAATTGCCTAAATCTAATCGCAACGAGCAATCAGAATTGAACCGAATTATAGGTCAGTCACTTTTTAATCAGGAAAAGTATGAAGAGGCACTACCTTATCTCATAGAGTACAAAGGGGTGCGTGGGCGCTGGAATAATAACGATTACTATCAGTTAGGATACGCGTATTACAAGGAAGGTGACTTTGAGAAAGCCGTAGAAACTTTTAATAAGATCATAGACGGTGTAAATGCTACCGCTCAAAACGCTTACTATCATTTGGGGCAAAGCTATATCAAATTGAACCGTAATGAAGATGCGCTCAATGCTTTTAAAAAGGCAAGTGAGATGGGTCTTGATGATCAAATCTCTCAAGATGCTTCTTATAATTACGCAAAGCTGAGTTATGAAAACGGTAACCCTTACGATAGTGTGCCTGGTGTCATTCTTGCGTATTTAGAGACCTATCCTAATAGCGTTAAAAAGGAAGAAATGAATGCGTTTCTTATTGATTCTTACTTCTCTTCAAAAAATTATGAAGAAGCTCTTAAGTTATTAGAAGACGGAAGAATAAAAGGTAACCAGGCGGTTTATGCTAAAGTAGCCTTATTCCATGGGCTTAATTTATATGCCGCTGGTGCATATAGAGATGCGTTAACAAATCTGAACAAGGCGGTTGAATATATTAGTGACCCAGAACTGAAGAAAAAGGCTGCTTTCTGGAAAGCGGAAAGTATGTATGAATTAAATGACTTTGTAGGTGCGTATGACAATTTTAATAAGGTGAGTTCTATGCGCACTTCTATAGAAGAAGACGATTTATATAATTATGATATGGGGTATACCCAATTCAAGCTTAAAAAATATGAAGAAGCCATCAGTTCTTTCACAGATTATATCCAACAAGCTTCAACCAAAAATAATCGTGTGCGTCTAAACGATGCTTACCTAAGAATAGGAGATGCTAACTTTGTAACGAAGAATTACTGGCCGGGCATGGAAGCTTATAATAAAGCAATAGAGATGAATGGTTTCAATGCAGACTATGCTGCTTTTCAAAAAGCAATTTCCTATGGTTTTGTTCAAAGGAATGAACGCAAAATTGAAGATTTGGAAGAATTCATTACCAAATTTAGAACTTCGAGCTATCGGGATGATGTCATGTATGAATTAGGGAATACCTACATCAATACCAACCAAGCAGTTAAAGGAGTACTTGCCTATGACAAACTCATCAGTGAGTATCCTAACAGCAGTTACACCTCACAAGCGATGATGCGTAAAGGATTGCAATTGTATAATGAGGGTAAATTAGAAGTTTCCTTAACGGTGTTCCAACAAGTTGCTGAGAAGTATGCAGGCACACCACAAGCAATACAAGCCATCAGTAGTTCTAGACAAGTGTACATTGATCAAGGACGTACAAATGATTATGCGGTATGGGTAAGAGGTCTCGATGGAGTAGAGATAACTGATAATGAGCTGGATGATACTGCTTATGAAAGTGCAGAGCAGCCATTTATTCAAGGAGATATGAGCGGCACGGCTCGGGAAATGAAAAAGTACTTACAGCAATTTCCTAATGGGAAGTATGCTTTAAAAGCTCATTTCTATCTGGCACAGGCACAATTTTCTCAAGATAAAAAGGCAGAAAGCATTGTTCATTATGACTACGTCACCAGTAAAGAGCGCAGCGAGTTTACCGAGCAAGCACTAGCGAGACTTAGTGAAATACACTTGGGAACAAAAGATTACGTAAAAGCGATTCCGGTATTAAAGCAACTCGAACAATTAGCAGACTTCCCTCAAAATGTGATTTATGCACAATCTAACTTGATGAAGGCGTATTATGAAACAGAAAAGTATGGAGATGCTGTTACCTATGCTAATAAAGTCTTGAGCGATTCCAGTATTGAAAACAATGTAAGGTCTGATGCAGAGATCATCATCGCTCGATCTTCTTGGAAACAAGGAAATGAGGCAGCAGCAAAAGCTGGTTATGAAAAAGTAAGACAGACGGCTACTGGAAGTCTTGCTGCAGAGGCTACCTATTACAAAGCTTATTTTGAAAACAAAGAAGGAAAACACGAAGCTGTAATTACTACGGTAAACGGATTGAGTAAAAACTATGGAGGTTATAAATTATGGAGTGCAAAAGGCTTGGTGCTCATGGCGCAAAGCTACTACGCACTGAACCAAACGCTTAATGCAACCACTATCCTTGATGCTGTTATCGCCAATTTTAAGCAATATCCCGATGTTGTCGTAACAGCACAAAATGAGCTTGCCAAAATCAAAACTGAAGCTGCAAAAACAAATTCATCTGTCGTACCGACAGGTCAAAACTAG
- a CDS encoding cell division ATP-binding protein FtsE, which yields MPSHVLSLSKVDVFQKDNLILKNVNLEIEKGEFVYLIGKTGSGKSSLMKTLYGDIPLQKGEGMIVDFDLARLREKEIPHLRRKLGVVFQDFKLLSDRTINNNLKFVLEATGWKGKKEMMMRIEQVLDKVGMKTKGFKYPHELSGGEQQRVAIARALLNEPELIIADEPTGNLDPQTSVEIMEVLQQINKNGNTILMATHDYALILKYPSKTLKCDDGEIFEVVQKAV from the coding sequence ATGCCCAGTCACGTTTTATCATTAAGTAAAGTAGATGTTTTCCAGAAGGATAACCTCATTCTTAAAAATGTCAATTTAGAAATCGAGAAAGGTGAATTTGTTTACTTGATAGGTAAAACCGGTAGCGGTAAGAGCTCTTTAATGAAGACTTTATACGGTGATATCCCTCTTCAAAAAGGAGAAGGTATGATTGTTGATTTTGATTTAGCCCGCTTGCGCGAAAAGGAAATCCCACACCTGCGTCGCAAACTAGGCGTTGTTTTCCAAGACTTTAAGCTATTATCTGATCGCACTATCAACAATAATTTAAAGTTTGTTCTCGAGGCAACTGGATGGAAAGGAAAGAAAGAAATGATGATGCGCATAGAACAAGTTCTCGATAAAGTAGGGATGAAAACTAAAGGTTTTAAATACCCTCACGAACTTTCTGGTGGTGAACAGCAACGCGTAGCAATAGCTAGAGCATTACTCAACGAACCAGAATTAATCATTGCAGACGAGCCTACTGGAAATCTAGACCCACAAACCAGTGTGGAAATCATGGAGGTTTTACAACAAATCAATAAGAACGGAAATACAATTCTTATGGCTACTCACGATTATGCATTAATTCTTAAATATCCTTCTAAAACACTGAAGTGTGACGACGGAGAAATATTTGAGGTAGTACAAAAAGCCGTTTGA
- a CDS encoding glycosyltransferase, whose product MKRELHIVSFDIPLPANYGGVIDVFYKIKALYEQGIEITLHCYQYSDRSPQEELNHYCKEVFYYRRKIGFYGISASLPYIVYSRRSKKLLHRLQKTYAPILFEGLHTCYYLNHKSLKSHFKIVRCHNIEHEYYKKLAEHTSKTKKIYFQTESDRLQRYETVLENAQVLATISDDDQIYFEARYVQPEVKKVNAFHTDQEVTSLLGNGDYSLFHGSLNVSENDHSARFLIEHIFNDLDNQLIIAGKEPSFELQKLCAKKDNVTLVSDPDWDQLNNLIANAHIHLMHASQKSGLKLKLLKALFSGRHVIANKDMATEKSIFDHVVIANSNKQWKDAVLKLMKKNFDEDLLKERTATMIEFKNDKSLHLLIDSITF is encoded by the coding sequence TTGAAACGCGAGCTGCATATCGTAAGTTTTGATATTCCGCTTCCAGCAAATTACGGGGGTGTTATCGATGTTTTTTATAAAATAAAGGCATTGTACGAGCAAGGGATTGAAATTACCCTGCACTGTTATCAATACAGTGACAGATCCCCTCAAGAAGAGCTTAACCACTACTGCAAGGAAGTTTTTTACTACCGCCGTAAAATAGGTTTCTACGGTATTTCTGCCAGCTTACCTTATATTGTTTATTCCAGAAGAAGTAAAAAACTACTTCATCGATTACAAAAGACATATGCTCCTATTTTATTTGAAGGCTTGCATACTTGTTATTACTTAAATCACAAGTCTTTAAAGAGTCATTTTAAAATAGTGAGATGTCATAATATCGAGCATGAATATTATAAAAAACTAGCTGAACACACTTCAAAGACAAAAAAAATCTATTTCCAAACAGAGAGCGATCGATTGCAACGCTATGAGACTGTTTTAGAAAATGCTCAAGTTTTAGCCACTATATCAGATGATGATCAAATTTATTTTGAGGCTAGATATGTGCAACCAGAAGTAAAAAAGGTGAATGCTTTTCATACGGATCAAGAAGTGACGAGTCTTTTAGGAAATGGAGATTACAGCTTATTTCATGGAAGTTTGAACGTGAGTGAAAACGACCATAGCGCTAGGTTTTTAATAGAGCATATTTTCAATGATTTGGATAATCAATTAATTATTGCCGGAAAAGAACCCTCTTTTGAACTACAAAAGCTCTGTGCTAAAAAAGATAATGTTACTTTAGTAAGCGATCCAGACTGGGACCAGTTAAACAACCTTATTGCAAACGCACATATTCATTTGATGCACGCGTCTCAAAAAAGCGGTTTAAAACTAAAATTATTAAAAGCATTATTCTCGGGAAGGCATGTGATTGCAAATAAAGACATGGCAACTGAAAAATCTATTTTTGATCATGTCGTTATAGCCAACTCTAATAAACAGTGGAAAGACGCCGTTTTAAAATTAATGAAGAAAAATTTCGACGAAGACCTATTAAAAGAACGTACCGCAACAATGATTGAATTTAAAAATGACAAAAGCCTGCACCTCCTAATAGACTCCATAACATTCTAA
- a CDS encoding glycosyltransferase family 2 protein, with protein MPLYNKAATVLQAINSVLSQEYTNFDLLIINDGSTDQSLELVEHMESDRVLIRSQENQGVSTTRNNALQFARENNYDSIAFLDADDYWRPDHLSLLALLFTKFPAAQAVASNYKLKRSNNILETKWSHFENENEQLLEHFFEHNFLNSIFTCSTLMIKTEAIEKVGLFNKRLTHFEDIDWFVRIGMNLNVAFSFQVTAIIDESAENRSDQTDMKNRALPDFSSYEDEIKKHKGLEKYLDLNRFSIALAYRMENDIRNATLYQQKINLKNLSTKQQKLLLMSRLQLKSLKRTQKILGNLGLHLRAGD; from the coding sequence ATACCCCTTTATAATAAAGCAGCAACTGTATTGCAAGCTATAAATAGCGTATTGAGCCAGGAGTATACTAATTTTGATCTTTTAATCATCAATGATGGATCCACAGATCAAAGCTTAGAACTTGTGGAACATATGGAAAGTGACCGAGTTTTAATTCGCTCTCAAGAAAATCAAGGTGTAAGTACTACTCGTAATAACGCCTTACAATTTGCACGAGAAAACAATTACGACAGTATCGCTTTTTTAGACGCAGACGATTATTGGAGGCCCGATCACCTTTCCTTATTGGCCCTTCTATTTACCAAATTCCCAGCAGCTCAAGCTGTCGCTTCAAATTACAAATTAAAAAGATCTAATAACATATTAGAAACTAAGTGGAGTCATTTTGAAAATGAAAATGAACAGCTATTAGAACATTTTTTTGAACACAATTTCTTGAATAGTATTTTCACTTGTTCTACTTTAATGATCAAAACCGAAGCTATTGAAAAAGTAGGATTATTTAATAAGAGGTTGACTCATTTTGAAGACATCGACTGGTTTGTAAGGATAGGTATGAATTTGAACGTCGCTTTCAGTTTTCAAGTAACCGCGATTATCGATGAGTCTGCTGAAAATCGCTCTGATCAGACAGATATGAAAAACAGAGCATTACCTGACTTTTCATCTTATGAGGACGAAATTAAAAAACACAAAGGACTAGAAAAATACTTGGACTTGAATCGTTTTTCTATTGCACTCGCCTATAGAATGGAAAATGATATCAGAAATGCTACTTTGTACCAGCAAAAAATCAATTTAAAAAATTTAAGTACCAAACAACAAAAGCTCCTGCTAATGAGCAGGCTGCAGCTTAAATCCTTAAAACGCACCCAGAAGATTTTGGGAAATCTGGGATTGCATCTACGAGCTGGTGACTGA
- a CDS encoding sugar 3,4-ketoisomerase codes for MDYKIIDIPKITDPRGNLAVLEKDTIPYKIQRVYYLYDVPSDSHRGGHAHKECMELLIAVSGSFTVELDNGKEKQTVRLNKPNKGLLIPTMIWRELSDFSSGAMCLVLASHEFEEVDYIRDKEVFYSKSS; via the coding sequence ATGGATTACAAAATCATAGACATTCCTAAAATAACAGATCCGAGAGGTAATCTAGCCGTACTGGAAAAAGATACTATTCCGTATAAAATCCAGCGTGTTTATTATTTGTACGACGTTCCTAGCGACTCCCATCGTGGGGGCCATGCGCATAAAGAGTGTATGGAGTTGTTAATAGCCGTTTCTGGTAGTTTTACCGTAGAATTAGATAATGGAAAGGAGAAGCAAACCGTCAGGTTGAATAAGCCCAATAAGGGGTTGTTAATCCCAACGATGATATGGAGAGAGCTGTCTGACTTTTCTAGTGGAGCTATGTGTCTTGTCCTGGCTTCTCACGAATTTGAGGAGGTAGATTATATCAGAGATAAAGAGGTCTTCTATTCGAAGTCATCTTAA
- a CDS encoding glycosyltransferase family 2 protein: protein MPSYKNTDLEILIATMNRSDLSFLESMFQQPLADVKASILVVNQTDANAAISDWEHIKVMNVNQFGLSKSRNLAIDNSNKDLCWILDDDCIVMPDAIKHIINAHNSVPNSIITFQTEVIENGQPYWDYPLKEQTHNSRSLRSVLSPEITFKRALVGEKLRFDERFGLGAQFQDSENFVFLKEGICQGSAPYFVNKTIVKHKALNSSEEVTSDRLIYARGALAAYLKRNITFMKWKYGFFLFRKGLAASFFELKHKTKTFQDGAQDYFKSSN from the coding sequence TTGCCCAGTTATAAAAATACAGATTTAGAAATTCTCATTGCGACTATGAATCGCAGCGACTTGTCTTTTCTAGAATCCATGTTTCAACAACCTCTTGCCGATGTTAAGGCAAGTATACTTGTGGTCAATCAAACAGACGCAAATGCTGCAATCTCTGACTGGGAACATATCAAAGTGATGAATGTTAATCAATTCGGATTGAGTAAAAGTCGGAATCTTGCCATCGATAACAGTAATAAAGACTTGTGCTGGATTCTAGATGATGATTGTATTGTTATGCCAGATGCGATAAAACATATTATAAATGCACATAATAGTGTGCCGAACAGCATCATCACATTTCAAACAGAAGTTATTGAAAATGGGCAGCCGTATTGGGATTATCCATTAAAAGAGCAAACTCACAACAGCAGAAGTTTGCGTAGTGTTTTATCCCCAGAAATCACGTTTAAAAGAGCTTTGGTAGGTGAAAAATTAAGATTTGACGAGAGATTTGGTTTAGGGGCGCAATTTCAAGATAGCGAGAATTTTGTGTTTTTAAAGGAGGGGATTTGTCAAGGTTCAGCCCCTTATTTTGTCAATAAAACAATTGTAAAACACAAAGCACTGAACTCTAGCGAGGAAGTAACTAGTGATCGTTTGATCTATGCAAGAGGTGCCCTGGCAGCTTACTTAAAAAGAAATATTACTTTTATGAAATGGAAGTATGGTTTCTTTTTGTTTAGAAAAGGCTTGGCAGCTTCTTTTTTTGAGTTAAAACATAAAACAAAAACTTTTCAAGACGGAGCTCAGGATTATTTCAAATCATCAAATTAA
- a CDS encoding glycosyltransferase — MRILLVGEYSGFHNALKHGLQQLGHEVTLVGDGDGFKRFPVDIEVGSSYFEQSWLHRKIKVGWWKLTGRNLEDRLKLARFRESENRLKNHDIIQFINSNPFGCEPDIEKVMIDFLIEHNTSSFLIACGDDYEYAKYLTEEHLGYSILEVVKKDPKNKKELFHTYKYLGDGYRDNYYNILKASEKIIPSNVDYAMALKNQEKATAIIPAAINCSKFQLQLNENIDCIHIFMGINRGNYWKKGINYFEEALEIIQKKYGNKVQVTIAESLPYQEYITSYKSAHILLDQVLCYDQGYNALEAMAQGKAVFSGGSEFFLKAHHLDAIPVIDAQPDVTYLVDQLSLLIEQPEKILQIGRAARKHVLEHHDSIKIANAYEQHYLNSF; from the coding sequence ATGCGCATATTGCTGGTAGGTGAATACAGCGGTTTTCATAATGCCTTAAAACATGGACTACAACAATTAGGTCACGAAGTCACCCTTGTGGGCGATGGCGATGGGTTCAAACGCTTTCCTGTAGACATAGAAGTAGGCAGTTCCTATTTTGAACAAAGCTGGTTGCATCGCAAAATAAAAGTAGGCTGGTGGAAACTCACGGGTCGTAATTTAGAAGATCGCTTGAAGTTAGCCCGCTTTCGCGAAAGCGAGAACCGCTTGAAAAACCACGACATTATACAGTTTATTAACTCTAATCCATTTGGGTGCGAGCCTGATATAGAGAAAGTAATGATCGATTTCCTAATTGAACATAATACGTCATCATTTCTTATAGCTTGCGGCGATGATTATGAATATGCCAAATACCTGACCGAAGAACACCTAGGTTACAGCATCCTAGAAGTTGTAAAAAAGGATCCCAAAAATAAAAAAGAGCTCTTTCATACCTATAAATATTTGGGAGACGGCTATAGAGATAATTATTACAACATCTTAAAAGCATCAGAGAAAATCATTCCTAGTAATGTAGATTATGCGATGGCTTTAAAGAACCAAGAAAAAGCTACAGCGATCATTCCTGCTGCTATTAACTGTTCTAAATTCCAGTTACAACTCAACGAAAACATAGACTGTATCCATATTTTTATGGGGATTAACCGTGGAAATTATTGGAAAAAAGGAATCAATTATTTTGAGGAAGCACTAGAAATCATCCAAAAAAAATACGGAAACAAGGTGCAGGTTACTATAGCAGAAAGCCTTCCTTATCAAGAATACATCACAAGTTATAAGAGCGCACATATTTTACTGGATCAAGTACTTTGCTATGATCAAGGTTATAATGCACTAGAGGCAATGGCTCAAGGTAAGGCGGTCTTTTCTGGAGGTAGTGAGTTCTTTTTAAAAGCGCATCATTTAGATGCTATTCCCGTAATCGATGCACAACCAGATGTGACTTATTTAGTAGATCAACTGTCTTTGCTCATCGAGCAACCAGAAAAAATTCTTCAAATAGGAAGAGCCGCTAGAAAGCATGTGCTAGAACATCACGACAGTATCAAGATCGCAAATGCCTATGAACAACATTACCTTAACAGCTTTTAA
- a CDS encoding dihydrolipoamide acetyltransferase family protein gives MAKFELKLPKMGESVAEATITSWLKNVGDTIEMDEPVLEIATDKVDSEVPSEVNGTLVEILFQVDDLVQVGQTIAVIEIDGEDAGDAPAAATSESASSTPEVTTAAAEVENQIKQVTESVNYEDSDAFYSPLVKNIAKQEQISLSELEAISGTGKDGRVTKDDILKYVADKKSGKVATTSTAPASPASPAAAPKQAPTAAPVSVNGEDEIIEMTRMGKLIAHHMVASVQTSAHVQSFIECDVTNIWNWRKKHKDGFKQREGENLTFTPIFMEAVAQALKEFPMMNVALDGDRIIKRKNINLGMAAALPNGNLIVPVIKNADQLNLVGMAKSVNDLANRSRTGKLKPDDTQGGTYTVTNVGTFGSVLGTPIINQPQVGILALGAIRKVPAVVETPEGDFIGIRMKMFLSHSYDHRVVNGALGGQFVQRVAKLLEAFDVNRTV, from the coding sequence ATGGCAAAATTTGAATTGAAATTACCTAAAATGGGAGAATCTGTGGCAGAGGCTACCATTACTTCATGGCTTAAAAATGTAGGCGACACCATCGAGATGGATGAGCCTGTATTGGAAATAGCTACTGATAAGGTAGATAGTGAAGTGCCTAGCGAGGTAAATGGTACCTTGGTAGAAATATTATTTCAAGTAGATGACCTTGTGCAGGTGGGACAGACAATTGCTGTTATAGAAATAGATGGAGAAGACGCTGGAGACGCTCCTGCTGCTGCAACATCTGAATCAGCATCTAGCACCCCAGAAGTAACCACTGCTGCTGCTGAGGTAGAAAACCAAATCAAACAAGTGACCGAAAGTGTGAACTATGAAGATAGTGATGCCTTTTACTCGCCACTTGTAAAAAATATCGCCAAACAAGAACAAATCTCTCTTTCAGAATTAGAGGCTATTTCTGGTACAGGAAAAGATGGTCGTGTTACTAAAGACGATATTTTAAAGTATGTAGCCGATAAGAAATCGGGTAAAGTAGCAACTACTTCTACAGCCCCTGCATCTCCAGCATCACCTGCTGCGGCTCCTAAACAAGCTCCTACTGCAGCTCCTGTTTCTGTTAATGGAGAAGATGAGATCATTGAAATGACACGTATGGGGAAACTCATCGCTCATCACATGGTAGCATCGGTACAAACGAGTGCGCATGTTCAAAGTTTTATAGAATGTGATGTTACTAACATCTGGAACTGGAGAAAGAAACATAAGGATGGCTTCAAACAAAGAGAGGGTGAAAACTTGACCTTTACGCCTATTTTTATGGAAGCAGTGGCCCAAGCTTTAAAAGAATTCCCAATGATGAATGTCGCTCTTGATGGGGATAGAATCATCAAGCGTAAAAATATCAATTTAGGGATGGCAGCTGCCTTACCAAATGGTAACTTAATTGTTCCTGTGATCAAAAATGCAGATCAATTGAACCTGGTAGGAATGGCAAAATCAGTAAATGATCTTGCAAACAGATCAAGAACAGGTAAATTAAAACCAGACGATACTCAAGGCGGAACGTATACGGTAACTAATGTAGGTACTTTTGGATCTGTATTAGGAACTCCTATAATCAATCAGCCACAAGTTGGAATCTTAGCTCTTGGAGCCATAAGAAAAGTTCCTGCAGTAGTAGAAACTCCAGAAGGAGACTTTATAGGTATAAGAATGAAAATGTTCTTGTCCCATAGTTACGATCATAGAGTAGTAAACGGAGCACTAGGTGGACAATTTGTACAACGAGTAGCAAAATTACTAGAAGCTTTTGATGTAAACCGTACGGTATAA
- a CDS encoding glycosyltransferase family 2 protein has product MELSIVILNYNTAAFLELCIYSVLKATKNIDAEIIVADNNSIDSSLEMLASVYSGRVKVMANDENYGFSKGNNIAVAQAQGTYLCILNPDTIVGEKVFEECLAFAKAEPKAGFIGTQLIDGTGAYLPESKRHIPTPKVARQKILGNNSGYYYHEVEQNQRGKVDVLVGAFMFCDKKVYDDCGGFDERYFMYGEDIDLSYTALQKGYENYYLGNQKVIHFKGESTVKDKVYLQRFYGAMGLFYDKYFRQSAVEKKAVDLLIKGMITFNRNSENSNRNNFTEVVLVTDDDTYQLDKTTCRSFEQLKSMEVTGFQIWWDLKSLEITAIMEYMSENTKLSYRFISQKRDFYIGSDSNTSRGEVKNMQ; this is encoded by the coding sequence TTGGAATTATCCATAGTCATACTCAATTACAATACTGCAGCTTTTTTAGAGCTGTGTATTTATAGCGTTTTAAAAGCAACAAAAAACATAGATGCAGAAATCATCGTTGCCGACAATAACTCTATAGACTCCAGTTTAGAGATGTTAGCATCTGTCTATTCAGGTCGTGTAAAAGTGATGGCAAACGATGAGAATTACGGTTTTTCTAAAGGAAATAATATAGCCGTAGCACAAGCCCAAGGGACTTACCTCTGTATTTTAAATCCAGATACAATAGTAGGGGAGAAGGTTTTTGAAGAATGTTTAGCTTTCGCGAAAGCGGAACCCAAAGCAGGCTTTATAGGCACCCAACTTATAGACGGAACTGGAGCCTACTTGCCAGAAAGTAAAAGACACATTCCTACACCCAAGGTGGCTAGGCAAAAAATATTGGGTAACAACAGCGGTTATTATTATCATGAAGTCGAGCAAAACCAGCGAGGAAAAGTGGACGTGCTGGTAGGAGCCTTTATGTTTTGTGATAAGAAAGTCTATGATGATTGTGGTGGCTTTGACGAGCGTTATTTTATGTATGGTGAGGATATCGATTTGAGTTATACGGCCTTGCAAAAAGGCTATGAAAATTATTACTTAGGAAATCAAAAAGTGATTCACTTCAAAGGAGAAAGCACGGTAAAGGACAAGGTGTATCTCCAGAGGTTTTATGGTGCGATGGGGTTGTTTTATGATAAATATTTCAGGCAATCGGCAGTAGAGAAAAAAGCCGTTGATCTATTGATTAAAGGAATGATTACTTTCAATAGGAACTCAGAAAACTCCAACAGGAATAACTTTACAGAGGTGGTTTTAGTTACTGATGACGATACTTATCAATTAGATAAAACGACATGTAGGAGCTTTGAGCAGTTAAAAAGTATGGAAGTGACAGGATTTCAAATTTGGTGGGATTTGAAAAGTTTAGAAATAACAGCTATCATGGAGTACATGTCTGAAAACACCAAGCTTAGTTATAGATTTATATCACAAAAAAGAGATTTTTATATAGGAAGTGATAGCAATACCTCCCGTGGAGAGGTAAAAAATATGCAATAG